A single Candidatus Neomarinimicrobiota bacterium DNA region contains:
- a CDS encoding RagB/SusD family nutrient uptake outer membrane protein, with translation MSFKPILIILTAIAFIGCGELGFDNPNAPTIEIAEDIPLQNFVTGAEAGMRVELWIYLRDVSIIGREAYYFEPADPRYTGELMNNRLDPGGFLVTRPWISRYNVISNTETLLKIKAPQLIGADLADEKAGLEGFAKTIQAYQLLLTLNLHNENGIQLDFSGELTPINSKSESFTAITNLLDEADTDLGNGGDAFIFELSSGFEGFDAPATFAQFNRALRARVAVYMGEYATALTALENSFIDETGDLNLGVYHVYGSGLGDLSNNMFESPTADVIKLMGHPTFETDAESGDSRFAAKVIKRPTSATFDNLSTDLGITVFSSSIDPVSIIRNEELILLRAEANIGLGNYPAAELDINVIRAAAGLADSPTLDATNALDILLHEKRYSLFLEGHRWIDMRRYGKTADLPIDRAGDEMVINFPIPETEIP, from the coding sequence ATGAGTTTTAAACCCATATTGATTATTTTAACCGCGATAGCATTTATAGGTTGTGGTGAACTTGGTTTTGACAATCCGAACGCGCCTACTATCGAAATCGCCGAAGATATTCCCCTTCAGAACTTTGTTACAGGTGCTGAAGCGGGAATGAGAGTTGAGCTATGGATCTATTTGCGTGATGTGTCTATTATCGGAAGAGAGGCATATTACTTTGAACCTGCCGATCCGAGATATACCGGTGAACTTATGAATAACAGGCTTGATCCGGGCGGTTTCCTTGTTACCAGGCCATGGATATCACGATACAATGTTATCAGTAACACGGAAACTCTTCTAAAAATCAAGGCGCCTCAGCTTATTGGAGCAGATCTCGCTGACGAAAAAGCAGGATTAGAAGGCTTCGCTAAGACTATCCAGGCGTATCAATTGTTATTGACTCTGAACTTGCATAACGAGAACGGAATTCAACTCGACTTTTCGGGTGAACTCACGCCGATTAATTCTAAATCAGAGTCTTTTACAGCTATAACGAACTTATTGGACGAAGCTGACACTGATCTGGGAAACGGCGGAGATGCTTTTATCTTTGAACTGTCGAGCGGATTTGAGGGGTTCGATGCTCCCGCCACATTTGCTCAATTCAACAGAGCACTTCGAGCAAGAGTTGCAGTTTATATGGGAGAATATGCCACCGCTTTGACAGCCCTTGAAAATTCGTTCATAGATGAAACCGGGGATTTAAATCTTGGTGTATATCATGTATACGGCTCCGGTCTTGGAGATCTGAGCAATAATATGTTCGAATCACCCACCGCTGACGTAATTAAGCTTATGGGACATCCCACTTTTGAAACGGATGCTGAATCGGGCGACTCCCGATTCGCCGCCAAGGTCATTAAGCGTCCGACATCGGCAACTTTTGACAACCTGTCTACCGACTTAGGTATAACAGTTTTTTCAAGCTCTATCGATCCTGTATCCATAATAAGGAATGAGGAGTTGATTCTTCTACGGGCAGAAGCAAATATCGGACTTGGTAACTACCCAGCCGCAGAGTTAGATATAAACGTAATTAGAGCAGCAGCTGGTTTGGCTGACTCACCTACTCTCGATGCAACTAACGCTCTTGACATACTGCTTCATGAAAAACGCTACTCGCTCTTCCTCGAAGGACACAGGTGGATCGACATGAGGCGATACGGCAAAACGGCTGATTTACCTATTGACCGCGCTGGTGATGAAATGGTAATCAATTTCCCGATTCCCGAAACCGAGATCCCATAA